AAAAATCCTGCCCTCATTACAAAATTTTTGAATTCTATCATGCCGGAAAGACTTAAGCATAGTTTGACTCAGAGGTCTTTAAAATACAGCCTAGCTGTTAAAGTATGAGAGCAGATAAAAAACAATATCAATATTGGCTTAATATCGGCTGATTTCTGCCAGGAATTAAAGTTTGATTAAATTAACTGGATACTTTTATTTCCATTGCCACTGATTGTTATCCCAGTTGACCACTTTTCCTTATTTCATGACCTACCTTATGGCTTATGATTCGTTTTTGTCAGACATTACTTGAGTTTGGCGTAAATCTGCCTTGTTCAGGTCGGCAAAGCACGCTGCGAGGTATGATTTGCGAAATAACGTGGTAAATCAATGGCACTTCCTTTCCAACTATCAACATGGTCTTTACCAACTCAATGCACTGTAGGGCATTGATTCAGCACGCAGTAATCTTAGTGCCTGAAAAGTTGTCAATGGTAATGGTGATTTCCTCAATTCTCTGGCAATTTTTGCATATTGATTAACATAGGTAATGAAGAAACTAGTTTTTCAGTCAAATCCGCAGGACAAATCCGAACTTAAACAACAATTAAAAATAGAATTGAGATGCGGTTTATGTTTGATAAAATCGCCATTAGATCGATTAGGCTGGAGTTGCCATGGAGATAATGATTATATTTATTTCAATGCTTTGATCTTTAAACAATGAAAAATTATTCAAAGTATCCGAGGGTATCAGGAAAACCCATGGGTTGAGGCATACCTCCGATATGGAACTGATTGAACATTTGCGTAACATGGAGCGGAATGCTGATGCATAACAAACAAAGTTCCCAATGGTCTGATCCTTTTTCATCCGCGTCGCCGCCACTCATCTTGATAATGGGTGGCGAGTCTTCCAATCTTGAACGGCTTGCTGAAGGCCTCGAAAGCCGAAGTTTACGTACTGCCGTTGCACAGAACAGCCAGGCAGGGATGCGATGCGCAAGCTTGTTGCGGCCCGATCTTGTTCTACTCGACATCGTGGTGCCGGGTATGGACGGCATTGAAGTCTGCCGATGCCTGAAAGCAGATGCCGAGACACGCGATATTCCGGTGATTTTCATGGTCGATCTGGATGAAGTCGATAAACTGCTCACGGGGTTCGAGGCGGGCGGAGTCGATTACCTGCTTAAGCCCTTGCAAATCGAGCGCGTGACTGCACGACTGAATGTGCGTCTGAAGCTGCACGGGATGCAAAAACACGCTAAAGCGCGAAACGCGGCCATATACAACTGCCGGGAAATGCCAACGAATCAGAGGGAGCATTGCCATATCGAGTTATGCGGCGAAGTGGCGGAGCGCAGGCTCGCCGAACAGCGTCTGCATGAACGGGAACGGCACTACCGCGAAATTTTCCACAACATTTCCGATTGCGTCTGTCTGGTGGACGTGCTCGAGGATGGGCGTTTCCGCTATCTCGAAACCAACCGGGCCTTCGATGCGCTGATGGGTGTGCCGGAGGATGTTATGCGGGGGCAATATGTTGGAGACTTGCTGCTGTCATCGGGAGCCGACGCAATGGCTGATAAGGTGATCACCAAGCTCCGCCGTTGCCTGGAGGCCGGCAGTCTCATCGACGAGGAAATTACGCTGGATTTACAATCCGACCGGCGCATATTCCAAACTACGCTGACCCCTTTATTTGACAACAGCGGGCGCATACGCCGTATTCTCGCCATTTCCCGGGACATCACAGAACGCAAGCGGGCCGAACAGCAAATCGGCTTCATGAACTTCACTCTCGACCAGCTTCATGAAGCGGTATTTTTGGTCGATCCGCAAGCCGGCTTCCGCTTTCGCTATGTCAACGATCGAGCCTGCCAGTCTCTGGGCTACAGCCGGGACGAACTGTTGAATATGATCGTGCCGGATATTGATCCCTGCGTAGATTTGGTGGCCGCCCAGAAAATTGACGAGCAACTACGTCAGCAGCTTTTTACCCGCTTCGAAACATTCCACCGTACGAAAGGCGGCCATATTTTTCCAGTGGAAATCAGTGCGTCAGAGCTTGAGTATGATGGTCAATTGATGGGGCTTAGCGTGGTGCGCGACATCACCGAGCACAAGCACATGGAGATGGAGCGCCTGAGCCATCTTTGCTACTTTGAAAATATGGATCGGATCAACCGTGCTATCCAGGGATCGAACGATCTTGAGACAGTGATGAACAATGTGCTCGATACGGTACTCTCGATCTTCGACTGCGACCGGGCCTTTCTTATCGATTCCTGCTATCCCGAGGCGAATTCCTGGAGTGTGCCATTCGAGCGCACCCGGCCGGAATATGCCGATTCCCTCGCCTTGGGCTTGGTTACGCCGATGGATGAGGAAGACGCTACGACATTTCGTATCATGCTGGACTCCGGTGGCCCTATAACCTACGGGCCTGGAAACCAGCATCCTCTGCCAAAGGAGGTATCGGAGAAATTTGGCTTCAAATCTCTGATGTCCATGGCCGTTCATCCCAAGGGCAGTAAACCCTGGCACTTCGGCATCCATCAATGCTCTCGTGTCAGAGTCTGGATGCCTGACGAAAGAAAACTGCTTCAGGAAATTAGCAGGCGTCTGGCCGACAGCCTGAGCAGCTTGCTGGCCTATAGAAACACACAGGAACGCGAACAGAAATTTCGCACGCTAGCGGAGAGCTTACCGGACTACATCGCCCGCTATGACCTGCAAGTTCGCAAAACCTATGTCAACCCCAGACTCGGGCAGCTCTTGGGCACCTGCGTAGAAGCTTGGCTGGGAAAAACCCCTCGGGAAATTTATCTTAACGGAGAATTAGACGAGTATCAGGCTAAACTCGAAAACGTCATAAAAACCGGGAAGTGTGACGAGATGGAGAGAATAGCACCGGATGGCAATGGCGGCTGGCAGTATACCCATATTCGCTTCGCAGCCGAACGCGGACCGAATGGCGAAATTGTCGGCGCTTTGGCCATGGGGCGCGACGTTACCAGGAAACGGCAATTGGAGCAGGAGCTGATCCAGCGTGAGCGGGAGTTCCGAACCCTCGCGGAAAACTCCCCGGACGTCATCGTCCGTTATGATCGGAATTGCCGCCGAACATACGTCAACCGGGCTTATAAGGTATTGACCAACACCATGGAGGGCGAAGCGCTCGGCACCCTTCCTCGGGAATATTGGCGCTTGGCGATGCCCAATGCGGATGAATATACCAAGATATTGCAGCGAGTCATAAAAACCAGGACACAGGAACGGATAGAGGTGCAACTAGTGGATGCTGCTGGCATGTTGCGTTACTATTCCATGCATTTAGTGCCAGAGCCAGGTGACAACGATGAGGTAACCAGTGTGCTATCGATTAGCAACGATATCACTGATCTCAAGACTGCCGAGCAACGGCGGGAGGAGACGAGTAAGCAAGCGGAACGCCAACTGCGCGAATTCTCCGCTCACCTCCAAGCAGTGCGCGAGGAGGAAAAAGCCTTCATGGCCCGCGAGATTCACGACAATCTGGGCGGTACGCTGACCGCGCTCAAAATGGATCTTAACTGGCTACTGGACGAGTTGTCCGCGAACAAGGAAGCAACATCGGTTCTTAATCATGTCGAATCGATGTCGCAATTGCTCGATAATGCGGCAGTCGTCACGCGACGCGTCATCACCGATTTGCGCCCGACTATACTCGATGATTTCGGCCTGCTGGCAGCACTTGAATGGCAGGCAGAGCAGTTCCAAAAACGTACCGGAATCCAATGTAGGGTCGCCTGCGACGAAAATGACCCATACGAATCGGACAAGACGCAAACGATTAATCTGTTCCGCATCTTCCAGGAATCCCTTACTAATGTCACTAGACATTCCGGTGCATCGAGGGTGGAAGTCAAATTGCAGTACGAAAATCAAAAGGTAATTATGACAATCAACGACAATGGTTGCGGACGGCAGGAAGGGCACATCGTTTCCCCGACTTCCTATGGAATGCTCGGAATGCGCGAGCGTGCAAAGCAACTGGGCGGCAGGATTAATTTCTACAGCCCGCCTGGCGGCGGATTCAGCGTAACAGTGACGCTGCCGCGGTTTATTGACGACAAAAACAAGGGGAAAACATGATACGCATCCTGATCGTCGACGATCACGACATTGTGCGCCATGGGTTGAAACGAATCTTTGAAAACATCCCGGGAATGGAAATCGCGGCAGAACAAGATAACGGTACTGATGCGTTGCATTGGCTTCGATACAACGATTGTGACGTGGTCGTGCTCGATATTTCCATGCCCGGTCGAAGCGGTATTGAAGTGCTCAGGCAGCTTCGTGAGGAAAAACCGAAATTACCGATACTTATTCTCAGCAATTACACGGAAGATCAATACGCCGTACGCCTGATCAAGTCTGGAGCCGCCGGCTACCTGACCAAGGGATGTACGACGGCAGCCATCGTGGAGGCTGTACGCGACGTAGTGAGCGGCAAAAAGCACTTCAGTCCGGCAGTACTCGAAATGCTCGTCAACGAAATCAGAATACCGGAAGGAAAGCTGCCGCACGAGCACCTGTCGGACCGTGAGTTTAAGATATTTCGTCTGCTTGTCGCCGGCAAGAGTATCAATGAAATCGCCGAGCAATTGTTCATCAGCAACAAAACTGTCAGCACCCATAAAGCTCACTTGATGGAAAAGATGAATCTCCACAATGTGGCGGACCTGGTGCGCTATGCCATAACACACAAGATCGCCGACTAATCCTCTCCCCACTAGGAAAATTCCTAGCCCTATTCAGCTATTTGCCATTGGCAAAATCAGCATCCTCTGCTTAATCTTCCATGGCAGGCCAACCATAATTAATTCCTAATGCAATTCGCAATACTCTTAATTGTTAATAAAAAAAGCCATTTATTAACAACGCCCTTTACCGGCATGGAGATGATAATGGAACTTAACATCCGGACTGCTATTGTTTATTTGGTTGATAAGGAATTTGCAATACGTGATTCACTGACTCTTTTGCTTGAATCTACAGGCCGGCAGGTTAAAAGCTTTGATTCAGCTGAAGCCTTTTTATATAACTTTGATCGAACAAAGCCGGCATGTCTAATACTCGATGTGAGAATGCCGTTTATGGGCGGAATGGAACTGAAGAAAGAATTATCTAACAAAAATATTAATATCCCCATCATCTTTATCAGCGGTGATATCGATATTCCCGATTCGGCCAAAGCATTCAGATGCGCTGCGCTGAGTTTTCTTGAAAAACCTTTTGATTATAAAGAACTTCTGGAGCGTATTGATGATGGTATAGTTAACACGAGTATGAATTGCAGCTTTTGTCCTCTTCTACTTTCGGGAAAGGGTTTTCAAAAAAGCGCAGATTGTGACCGTCCGCAGTATATAAGGGATGGTATGCCTCAACCTTTGGGATTTTCCTGACACCCGTGGCTATTTTTCCAATTAACCATGGATTTAATGCATTTTAGTAATTATCACCTTACAGGATACCTGCGACTGTGCGTAATAATTCAGAAATCCAATGATATCCAGCAAAACCGGCTTGCTGTCCTGCAGAGGCAATGCCAGCGCCGCCAACAGTTCAACATGATCAAGATCTTCATATAGACGTGTTTCCACGCAACCCGCCGCATCCCTGACCTTGTAGCTCAGGCTCTTGATATTGATTGGCTTTACCGTTTCATCGTTATTGCCGTACAGCAAAAGCAAGGGAGGTTCCGTACCCTGAACAAAATTGACTGGCTGGGAGGCCGGATATTTCTCTTCGGGGCCGAAAATCTCTTTTTGATAGGCTTCTGTAAGGGGTAAAAAATCATAAGGGCCTGCCAGACCGATAAACCCCTTTATGCTTTGGTAGGTTTCAGGCAGCAGATAGTCTTCATTAAGCGTCAGCATGGCGCCCAGATGCGCTCCTGCCGAATGCCCCATCAGGAAAATATTGTCGGGATCTGCGCCGTATTCTGCGCTGTGAGCCTTAACCCATTCGACGGACCGCCGGGCATCATCTATGATCTTATCGAATCTGACTTCCGGATAACGCCGATAATCCGGTATGACTACCGCATAACCGTGCGATGTCAAAGCCTGGGCGACAAACAGGTAATTCTCCTTGCCTTTGATTTCGCATCCGCCCCAGCAACCGCCGTAAAAAAAGACAACTGTGGCCTGCAAAGCCTGATTCCGGTCAGGCAGATAAATATCTAGCCGGTTCAGCCGATGCTCACCATATGCAATATCTTCAATTTCAGTAAAGTTATCGGTGCGGGCCAGTGAATTGACGGCGAACAACAAAGACTCGGTACACGCGCTCAATGCAAACAGATAAAAAAGCCCCAAAATATGCTGTGTATTCCGCCAGACACGTGACTTCGTTTTTGGATGACTCATACAAATATCCGCATGACCAATAACGGATGAGCTCAAGCCATCAATGGCGCTCAACGGCAATGCTCAGGCTATCGCTTCGACATCTCATGCCGCTGGCTTACAAGCGCTTTTTCCATATTCGTCAGCACACCGAACAAAATGTGCGAAAAGCCGACATAGAGAAAAAACGGCGGGTAATTCGGATCAATTGGAATCTCGTTTATCTGTCCATAAAATTCCAGCAATCCGGTAATCAAAACCAGAAAAAAACCGGTCAGAATAATGGCTTGAAATTTATCCTTTAAAAAACAATACACGCAAACACTTATTTCAGAAATAGCCAGGTAAATCATCATGATGCGCAAGTTATTGAGCAAGGGGTTATAAAACTCCATATTGAATTCGAAAATCGCATCACTACCTGATGCTGACGAGATGCCGCCTAACATTAGCACAATCACGGAAACATAAAAGTTGGCAGTCACAAGGAATTTTAAAGTCTGGAATACTTTCGATGTCATACTTCTGCTCATCTGCTTTATTATTCATCAAGTAAAAGAAAACCCTCCCCTAGACTGCTAAGGAGGGTTTATCGAGGAGGATTTTTTACAATTCCCGTAAAATTTGAGAGAAAAATAAAAAGACGAATCAATTAACCGGGCGCTCAACATCACCCGAATATTCGACTCTTGTTTAAAGTAAAAAATCCTTAACTCATAACCTTATTCTAAATAAACAATTGATTTACCATAAGAACGTTACGACAGTTTGTCAATCCATACCTGAACAACCGGACTCCTTCTTACAACAGCACAATTTAACTTTAAGAAAAAGAACAAACAACTTATCCGACTTTATTGACTCTATTAGGAAAAACACAATGAGGTCAGAACCATGAAAGCATTGATTACAGGCGGAACTGGCTTTATCGGCCATGCATTGACCCAGCATCTGATCCGCCAAGGCCATGCCGTCACCGTTTTAAGCCGTACCCCCGATAAAGTCGCCGCGATCTGCGGCCCCGGCGTAAACGCGCTGGGCAATCTTAAACAACTTAAACCCGAAGACGCCTATCAGGTCATCATCAACCTGGCCGGCGAACCCATTTTTGACGCCCGCTGGACCGAAGCCAGAAGAAAACTGCTCCGGGACAGCCGCATCAACCTGACCGAACAACTGGTTGATGCCATCGGACGCATGACCGTCAAGCCGGATCTGCTGATCAGCGGCTCGGCTGTCGGCTATTACGGCGATCAAGGGGATACTGTCTTAACGGAGCAATCGGTGCCGCACCCGGACTTCTCGCACCAGCTTTGCGCCGATTGGGAACAGGCGGCCCAAAAAGCCGGGCAGTTCGGGGTCAGAGTCTGTCTGATCAGAACAGGCCTAGTCATCGCCGAAGATGGCGGCTTACTGAAGCGCATGTTGCTGCCATTCCGTCTAGGGCTGGGCGGCCGCCTGGGCAGCGGCCGGCAATGGATGTCCTGGATACATCGCGAAGACTGGATAGCGATTGTCCAAGCCATGATTAATGACAATTCCATGCAAGGCGCTTATAACGCAACAGCCCCCAATCCGGTCACCAACCGCGAGTTTACGCAAACGCTGGCTTACTGTTTAAACCGCCCCGCCCTGCTTCCGGTTCCGGACTGGTTGTTAAAAACCGTGCTCGGCGAGATGTCGGAACTGGTATTAGGCAGTCAGCGCGTCATGCCCGAACGACTATTGGCGCAGGATTTCGAATTTCAATACCCGGATCTGGTTTCGGCAGTGAAGCACGCGCTATTAAAGTCCTGAATAAGAGAAGCATCTTCAGCATTCATTCAATAACGCCAGCCTTCTGCAGCGCAAGCCGCAACTTTTCCATGCGCCTGCGGTTGACACCCAGATCGCTGTAACCGACGCGCGAGGCGGAACGGATATGAATCAGCCCGGTCTCAGCATCGAGTATGGCATCAACATCATCGACAAAACGGAAAACCAGGCTGGTCGCCTCCGCATGCAGCGTATCCTCCGTTTCTTCGGTAATAACGGTGCGGCTTTGGCTGACAAGCGCCTGCTTAAGCGCTTTCCAGGCATCTTCCGCCTTGCCGATTATCTTAAACGGGACGATAAAATGTTCCTTGTCTGCGTCCGAAGCCTGGCTCGAGACGCAGTTCGGACTGCCCGGGCATGGGGCCAGTTTTTTTTCGGATGCATTGGTATGGCTGGCAGTAATTAAAGTCATCGTAATAAAACCCGTATATAAAAGAGATTTGATGGTCATCGATTCGCCTATCACAAGTGAGTAAAAGAGCATCTCATTTATCAGACATAAAAACCAGGCGAATCGCGAATCATCTTCACTAATCGGCTTTTTGCTATAAACTTTAATCCCAGTCAAAATGCATTCTTATACGGAGTTAAAGCTATGCCTTATTTAAAATTAAGCACCACCGAATCCCTCTCTGATGAACAATCGCCGCAATTGCTGGACCAATTGTCAAAACTGATGGCGCAACAGACCGGCAAGCCGGAACGCTATGTCATGGTGCAAATCGAAGGCGGCAAGGCCATGCTCTTCGCCGGCAACAATCAACCGCTGGCTTATGCCGAATGTAAAAGCATCGGCCTGACCGCGGCGCAGGCCAAGGCCATATCGTCTTCACTGAGCCGATTGCTGAACGATGCGTTGCAAATCCCGGCCGACCGCATCTATATCGAGTTCAGCAACTGCCCAGCCGAGTATTGGGGCTGGAATGGCTCAACCTTCGGCTAGTTAAACGATCGGGTCCAGCCGCTTTCCAGACATAAAAACGCATTAAACGGAGATATCAAACATGGCCAATCGCATCACTCTGACCCAATTCCTCATCGAACAGCAACGCGAGTTGCCGGGCGTATCGGGCACGTTCACATTGCTGCTCAACGATATCGTGACCGCGTGCAAGAAAATATCGCATCTCGTCAACCGGGGCGACCTGATCGGTGTGCTGGGCAGCGCAGAGTCCGAAAATGTGCAGGGCGAGGTGCAAAAGAAACTGGACATCATCACCAACGACATCATGGTCAGCGCGCTGAATTGGACCGGGCATCTGGCCGGCATGGCATCGGAAGAAGTCGATGACATCATCAAGATCCCGAGCCAATATCCCAAAGGAAAATACCTGGCGTTGTTCGATCCGCTGGACGGCTCATCAAACATTGACGTCAATCTGACCGTCGGCACTATTTTCTCGATACTGCGCTGCCGGGAAGGCATCGATCCGACGCTGGAGGATTTCCTGCAGAAAGGCGGCGATCAGGTATGCGCCGGTTTCGTGCTCTACGGTCCGTCAACGATGATGGTCCTGACGACCGGGCACGGCGTCAACGGCTTCACGCTTGATCAGGATATCGGCGAATTCATCCTGACGCACCCGCACATGACCATTCCGAATGAAACCAACGAATTCGCCATCAACATATCCAATCAGCGTTTCTGGGAACTCCCTGTGCAACACTATATCGATGAATGCCTGAAGGGCGATGAAGGTCCGCGCGGAAAAAACTTCAACATGCGCTGGGTTGCATCGCTGGTTGCCGAGGTCTACCGGATTCTGACGCGCGGCGGCGTGTTCCTGTATCCGCTGGACTCCCGTGATCCGTCCAAACCCGGCAAACTGCGCCTGATGTACGAAGCCAATCCGATCGGCTTTATTATCGAACAGGCCGGCGGTGCCTGCTCTACCGGGCGCGAGCGCATACTCGACATCAAACCGGCCTCCCTGCATCAACGCGTACCCGTGATTTTAGGGTCAAAAAGCGAGGTTGAGCGGATTGTGGATTATCACAGGCAAAGCTGAACGGTAATCAAACCAAGGGGACTCGCCCCATCATCTCTAACAAAAAACAAAAAATGAAATTATTACTGACAATCGCGCTATCAATATTCAGTATGAATGCCACTGCCGCTTACCAGTGTGTGGTAAACGGCAAAACAATCTATTCCAATTCGATGTGCGCGCAGGATGCACAGCAATTTTCAGTCGATAAAGACTCGGATTGGACAATGAAGCTGAAGGTCAGAACCGCGCCGAAAGAAGACTCCCGCCTGAATGCTGTTAATTCCCTTCCTCCATCAGCCAAACCTGCTGAGGCACAGGCATCTCAAGCGGCAGCTGCAACCACTCAAGCAAACACGGAAAAACCGTCAAAAAACAGTAAATTCAATTGCGACGGCAGAGACCAGTGCTCGCAAATGACTTCCTGCGAAGAAGCAACTTTATTTCTGGAAAACTGCCCAAATCAATACACGGATGGCGACAATGATGGCATTCCTTGTGAAATACAATGGTGCCGTTGATGTCGCCAGGATTATTCCATGCGCCAACTTGGCCCACTCTATTGATTTATTATGAAAAAAATCCCCATCGGCATCAGCAGTTGCTTGGTTGGCCAGCATGTCCGTTATGACGGCAGCCACAAGCGCGATGCCTATATCATCGGCACGCTCGGCGAGTATTTCGATTTCCGGCCGTTCTGCCCGGAAGTTGAAATCGGCCTCGGCATACCGCGCCCGACCATCCATCTGGTCAAGGTCAATGGCGAGGCGCGCTGCATCGGCGTCAAAAACCCTGAAATCGATGTGACGGAACGGCTACGCGACCATGCCGAACGGCTGACAGCGCAATTTGCCGATTTGTGCGGTTATATCCTGAAGAAGGATTCGCCGAGCTGCGGCATGGAGCGCGTCAAGGTTTATACCGACAATATACCCAGGCGGGACGGCGTCGGGATTTATGCCGAAACCCTGATGCGCAATAACCCGCTGCTGCCGGTTGAAGAAGAAGGCCGGCTGGGCGACCCCGGCCTGCGCGAGAATTTCATACAGCGCGTCTACGTGCTGCACCGCTGGAAATCAATGCTGGAGGAAGGATTGACGGTACGCAATCTGACCCGTTTTCACGCCCGACACAAGCTGATCATCATGAGTCACGGCGACTACCGGGAGCTGGGCCAATTGGCAGCCGGCGCAACCCAGGGCAATATCGAGCAGATTGCCGACCAGTATATTCTGCTGTTGATGAAGATACTCAGAAAAGTCGCCAGCCGCGCCAACCATGTCAATGTCCTTCAGCACATCCAGGGCTATCTGAAAAAAGAATTAAGCGCCGATGACAAAGCCGAGCTTTGCGAAATCATCGAGCGCTACCGCCTGGGCGAAATGCCGCTGATTGTGCCGTTGACGCTGCTGAAGCACCATTTCCGCAAGGCGCCCGATCCTTATATTGACGAATCCTATTACATGTCGCCCTATCCTCAGGAACTGCGGCTGACCAATCTGTTATAACCATGGCGAATATGTTGATTGTCGGCTGCGGCGATCTGGGCATGCGCCTGGCTCATGCACTGGCCGAAAAAGGTCATCAGGTAACAGGCCTTAAACGCCATCCGCCACCCCATGACAGCCGGATCCGCTATGTGGCTGCCGACATCGCATCGGGCATAGGGCTTGATGGGCTGGATACGGATTTCGACCAACTGTTTTTTATCGTTACGCCCGATGGCCGCAGTGAGTCAGACTATCACGCCATTTATGAGATCGGCCTGCATCGTCTGCTGACCAAACTCCCCCGGTGCCCGTGGATTTTCGTCTCGTCAACCGGTGTTTACGCACAATCACAAGGCGAATGGGTCGATGAAAATTCGCCGGCCGAACCCGAAGCGGTCACAAACCGGTTAATCCGGCAGGCAGAAAAGCAGCTGATCGAATCCAATTCCGATAACATCATCGTGCGCT
This is a stretch of genomic DNA from Methylobacter sp. YRD-M1. It encodes these proteins:
- a CDS encoding NAD-dependent epimerase/dehydratase family protein, whose translation is MANMLIVGCGDLGMRLAHALAEKGHQVTGLKRHPPPHDSRIRYVAADIASGIGLDGLDTDFDQLFFIVTPDGRSESDYHAIYEIGLHRLLTKLPRCPWIFVSSTGVYAQSQGEWVDENSPAEPEAVTNRLIRQAEKQLIESNSDNIIVRFSGIYGPGRESLLRMAAQSPAIQKEPPYFTNRIHQLDCVGVLDFLLEQRLKGRKLENCYLASDDDPTPLWNVTSWLAERMHCAPPVARAVGKNAAMNKRCSNRRLRDLGYQFRYPDYKKGYAELIDKDRLG